A genomic segment from Malus domestica chromosome 05, GDT2T_hap1 encodes:
- the LOC103434966 gene encoding uncharacterized protein isoform X2, translating to MQELMAQHGVGGSGGQQQNPEQHKANEDAKREAEERRQMMLSQIVSGEARERIARIALVKPEKARGVEDVILRAAQMGQIVEKVSEEKLISLLEQINNQTNKQTKVTIQRRRSVLEDDD from the exons ATGCAGGAGCTTATGGCTCAACATGGTGTA GGAGGGTCTGGAGGGCAACAACAAAACCCAGAGCAGCACAAGGCAAATGAAGATGCCAAgag GGAGGCCGAAGAACGGAGGCAGATGATGCTTAGTCAGATTGTGTCAGGCGAAGCTCGTGAAAGAA TTGCTAGAATTGCTTTGGTGAAACCTGAGAAGGCAAGGGGTGTTGAAGATGTTATACTGAGAGCTGCTCAAATGGGCCAGATAGTTGAGAAG GTATCTGAGGAGAAACTCATTTCGTTGTTGGAGCAGATcaacaaccaaacaaacaagCAGACCAAAGTCACT ATTCAGAGGCGTCGGAGCGTCCTTGAGGACGATGATTGA
- the LOC103434966 gene encoding uncharacterized protein isoform X1: MADPELEAIRQRRMQELMAQHGVGGSGGQQQNPEQHKANEDAKREAEERRQMMLSQIVSGEARERIARIALVKPEKARGVEDVILRAAQMGQIVEKVSEEKLISLLEQINNQTNKQTKVTIQRRRSVLEDDD; encoded by the exons ATG GCTGATCCTGAACTGGAAGCAATCAGACAAAGAAGAATGCAGGAGCTTATGGCTCAACATGGTGTA GGAGGGTCTGGAGGGCAACAACAAAACCCAGAGCAGCACAAGGCAAATGAAGATGCCAAgag GGAGGCCGAAGAACGGAGGCAGATGATGCTTAGTCAGATTGTGTCAGGCGAAGCTCGTGAAAGAA TTGCTAGAATTGCTTTGGTGAAACCTGAGAAGGCAAGGGGTGTTGAAGATGTTATACTGAGAGCTGCTCAAATGGGCCAGATAGTTGAGAAG GTATCTGAGGAGAAACTCATTTCGTTGTTGGAGCAGATcaacaaccaaacaaacaagCAGACCAAAGTCACT ATTCAGAGGCGTCGGAGCGTCCTTGAGGACGATGATTGA
- the LOC103434964 gene encoding probable methyltransferase At1g29790 codes for MGVTMGLNLLLLMAMVATNILSLYHLSSTLQTPKPPTPQPVPDHLLHQLHTIRATINHLTRHHPSPSTATSKTTKPTVPSDLLLYSQLSPIASSCHDHPDLLHKYMTYTPFSLCPLDSDLAESLSLRGCHPLPRRRCFTRTPPKLTSSLPMNPFPPSLPDSSVVWAKYSCKSFSCLGGKNPNLGFDLPHELSNFMTYKSELDLPIPQLFQIAKAANSVLRLGIDIGGGTGTFAARMKLYNVTILTTTMNLGIPNNEAVALRGLVPIHAPLQQRLPVFDGVVDLVRCGHAVNRWIPVTALEFLLFDADRVLRGGGYLWLDHFFSKGVDLEKVFGPLIGKLGYRKVKWATASKNDSGGLKNGEVYLSALLQKPVSK; via the coding sequence ATGGGAGTGACAATGGGTCTGAATCTGCTGCTGCTGATGGCTATGGTGGCCACCAACATACTCTCACTCTACCACCTTTCCTCCACTCTCCAAACCCCAAAACCACCAACTCCCCAGCCAGTCCCTGACCACCTCCTCCACCAGCTCCACACCATACGCGCCACCATCAACCACCTCACGCGCCACCACCCATCTCCCTCTACCGCCACCTCCAAAACAACCAAACCAACCGTCCCCTCGGATCTCCTCCTCTACTCTCAGCTCTCCCCCATCGCCTCCTCCTGCCACGACCACCCTGACCTCCTCCACAAGTACATGACCTACACCCCCTTCTCTCTCTGCCCGCTGGACTCCGACCTCGCCGAGTCTCTCAGTCTTCGCGGCTGCCACCCGCTCCCCCGCCGCCGCTGCTTTACCAGAACCCCACCAAAACTCACTTCTTCTCTCCCCATGAATCCGTTTCCTCCTTCGCTTCCAGACTCCAGTGTCGTGTGGGCCAAGTATTCCTGCAAAAGCTTCAGCTGCCTCGGCGGCAAAAACCCAAATTTGGGCTTCGACCTGCCTCACGAATTGTCCAACTTCATGACTTACAAGTCGGAGCTCGACCTCCCGATCCCTCAGCTCTTCCAAATCGCCAAAGCAGCCAACTCGGTCCTCCGTCTCGGCATCGACATCGGCGGCGGAACTGGGACTTTCGCGGCGAGGATGAAGCTCTACAATGTCACCATTCTCACGACCACCATGAACCTTGGAATCCCCAACAATGAGGCGGTGGCGCTGAGGGGGTTGGTGCCAATTCACGCTCCGCTGCAGCAGCGGTTGCCGGTGTTCGACGGAGTGGTGGATCTGGTGCGGTGCGGGCACGCCGTGAACCGGTGGATACCCGTAACGGCATTGGAGTTTTTGTTGTTTGATGCGGATAGAGTGTTGAGGGGAGGAGGGTATTTGTGGTTGGATCATTTTTTCAGCAAAGGGGTGGATCTTGAGAAGGTTTTCGGACCGTTGATTGGGAAATTGGGGTACAGGAAGGTGAAGTGGGCTACGGCGAGTAAGAACGATTCCGGTGGGTTGAAGAATGGCGAGGTTTACTTGTCTGCTCTGCTCCAAAAACCCGTCTCGAAATGA
- the LOC103434963 gene encoding pterin-4-alpha-carbinolamine dehydratase 2, mitochondrial-like encodes MTRLLQKVPLASVFQSFTGTHGRSGSRVFEMVRNNVVVGLSSGRKSVSGFRTFCTGKDLSIKKCVSCDSKDMRPMTEQAANELITKVDGWNLVREGDALRLKRSWKVKTFMKGLEMFKLVADLAEAEGHHPDLHLVGWNNVTVEIWTHAVGGLTENDFILAAKINGISMQHLLRRKATN; translated from the exons ATGACTCGACTGTTGCAGAAg GTACCATTAGCATCTgtgtttcaaagcttcactggAACTCATGGACG TTCTGGTAGCCGAGTGTTTGAGATGGTTCGGAACAATGTCGTTGTGGGATTGTCATCCGGTAGAAAATCAGTTTCTGGATTTAGAACTTTTTGCACTGGCAAAG ATTTGTCAATAAAGAAGTGTGTGTCTTGCGACTCAAAGGATATGCGACCCATGACTGAACAAGCAGCAAATGAATTAATCACAAAG GTGGACGGATGGAATTTGGTGCGTGAAGGTGATGCCTTGAGACTGAAACGGTCATGGAAAGTTAAGACCTTCATGAAAGGACTTGAAATGTTTAAGCTCGTAGCTGATCTTGCAGAAGCAGAAG GTCATCATCCAGATCTTCATCTAGTTGGATGGAACAATGTAACAGTCGAGATATGGACACATGCAGTTG GTGGATTGACCGAGAATGACTTCATACTTGCTGCTAAGATCAATGGAATCAGCATGCAACACCTACTGAGGCGGAAAGCTACCAATTGA
- the LOC103434962 gene encoding coatomer subunit zeta-2-like translates to MESCPSIKNILLLDSEGKRVAVKYYSEEDWPTDAAKESFEKAVFTKTQKTNARTEAEIAMFEGTIVVYKFVQDLHFFVTGGENENELILATVLQGFFDAVGILLRGNVDKKEALENLDLILLCLDEIVDGGIVLETDSNVIASKVASHSIDAGAPLSEQTISQALATAREHLARSLLK, encoded by the exons ATG GAGTCATGCCCTTCGATAAAGAACATCCTCCTCCTTGATTCTGAAGGGAAACGTGTGGCTGTCAAGTATTATTCAGAGGAGGACTGGCCAACGGATGCTGCCAAAgaatcttttgagaaagctgtgTTTACTAAAACTCAAAAGACAAATGCACGGACAGAAG CTGAGATAGCAATGTTTGAGGGCACCATTGTAGTTTACAAGTTTGTTCAAGACCTTCACTTTTTTGTTACTGGGGGTGAAAATGAAAATGAGCTCATTTTAGCCACAGTTCTCCAGGGTTTTTTTGATGCAGTCGGCATTCTCCTGAG AGGCAATGTGGACAAGAAGGAAGCTCTTGAGAATTTGGATCTCATTTTACTATGCCTTGATGAAATTGTTGATGGCGG tATTGTTCTTGAGACTGATTCAAATGTTATAGCAAGTAAGGTTGCAAGTCATAGCATTGACGCTGGAGCTCCGTTGTCTGAGCAG ACAATAAGTCAAGCATTGGCGACTGCCCGCGAACATCTAGCAAGATCACTTCTTAAATGA
- the LOC103427869 gene encoding uncharacterized protein gives MEQRKSRVGENGSSSHCNNTKKPDNHRNGPSRDPMPGNDLWKDGLICAFEFIRSRKKPISSKPGPRIPTKQQADGEQERVRVPSYGFSDSPSQMEDGSQQSGQVQDIERFEGGHWVPIGWVRISEIVLTVQANASWPSQQVGMDGEDDFTVADLAAPYWERPAGPIWWCHVSAGHPTVEAWLKNAQWLHPAVGLALRDESRLISDRMKHLLYEVPVRVAGGLLFELLGQSAGNPFVDEDDVPIVLRSWQAQNFLVTVLHIKGSVSSINVLGITEVQELLSTGGYNAPRTVHEVIAHLACRLSRWDDRLFRKSIFGAADEVELKFMDRRNHEDLNLFTVILNQEIRKLSTQVIRVKWSLHAREEIVFELLQHLRGNAARTLLEQIRKSTREMIEEQEAVRGRLFTIQDVMQSTVRAWLQDRSLRVTHNLTVFGGCGLVLSVITGLFGINVDGMPGAENAPYAFGVFSAVLIFIGTVLIAVGLLYLGLKKPVTGEQVEVRKLELQELVKMFQHEAENHEVVRKNASRNNLPPTAGDAFLHNADYVMIQQA, from the exons ATGGAACAGAGAAAGAGTAGGGTGGGGGAGAACGGTTCTTCTTCCCATTGCAATAACACGAAGAAACCGGATAACCATAGAAATGGTCCTAGTAGAGATCCAATGCCTGGGAATGATCTTTGGAAAGATGGACTTATTTGTGCTTTTGAGTTTATTCGGAGCCGGAAGAAACCAATCAGTTCAAAACCCGGTCCAAGGATCCCCACCAAACAACAAGCAGATGGTGAGCAAGAAAGGGTGCGTGTTCCTTCTTACGGATTTTCTGATTCTCCATCCCAAATGGAAGATGGAAGCCAGCAATCAGGCCAAGTTCAGGATATCGAAAGATTTGAGGGTGGTCATTGGGTTCCAATTGGGTGGGTTAGGATTTCGGAAATTGTACTAACCGTGCAAGCAAATGCTAGTTGGCCCTCTCAGCAGGTTGGGATGGATGGTGAAGATGACTTCACTGTTGCAGATTTAGCAGCTCCGTATTGGGAGCGTCCGGCAGGGCCCATTTGGTGGTGCCATGTCTCTGCAGGCCACCCCACAGTTGAAGCATGGCTAAAGAATGCCCAGTGGCTTCACCCTGCAGTTGGCTTAGCTTTAAGAGATGAAAGTCGACTGATCAGTGACCGGATGAAGCACCTGCTATACGAG GTCCCAGTTAGGGTTGCTGGGGGGTTGCTATTTGAGCTTTTGGGTCAGTCTGCTGGGAATCCATTTGTTGATGAGGATGATGTCCCCATTGTACTTCGATCGTGGCAAGCACAAAACTTCCTTGTAACGGTTTTGCATATTAAAGGCTCGGTGTCAAGCATAAATGTGTTGGGTATCacagaagttcag GAACTTCTTTCAACTGGAGGCTATAATGCACCGAGAACAGTGCATGAAGTCATAGCACATCTAGCTTGCCGCCTTTCTCGATGGGATGACAG GTTATTCCGTAAGTCCATATTTGGAGCAGCAGATGAGGTTGAATTAAAATTTATGGACAG GAGAAACCATGAGGATCTGAATCTTTTCACTGTAATCCTCAACCAAGAAATCAGAAAGCTATCGACACAG GTTATCAGAGTGAAGTGGTCACTTCATGCACGAGAAGAGATTGTATTCGAGCTTCTCCAACATTTGAGAGGAAATGCCGCAAGAACCTTGTTAGAGCAAATAAGAAAGAGTACAAGAGAAATGATCGAGGAACAAGAAGCAGTTCGCGGCCGCTTATTCACCATTCAGGACGTGATGCAGAGCACCGTTCGTGCATGGTTACAG GATCGAAGCCTTCGAGTGACGCACAACCTGACTGTTTTTGGTGGTTGCGGCCTTGTGCTCTCGGTCATCACTGGGCTATTTGGAATTAATGTTGATGGAATGCCGGGTGCAGAGAACGCTCCATATGCCTTTGGTGTATTTTCAGCCGTTCTCATCTTTATAGGAACTGTGCTGATTGCGGTCGGGCTGCTCTACCTTGGGTTGAAAAAACCGGTCACTGGAGAGCAAGTTGAAGTTAGAAAGTTGGAGCTTCAAGAGTTGGTGAAGATGTTTCAGCACGAGGCAGAGAATCATGAAGTGGTTCGTAAAAATGCGTCTCGCAACAATCTACCCCCAACAGCCGGCGATGCTTTCCTACACAACGCAGATTATGTTATGATTCAACAAGCATGA